One genomic segment of Candidatus Eisenbacteria bacterium includes these proteins:
- a CDS encoding formate--tetrahydrofolate ligase has product MKPIHEVAKSLEIEPAQLEPYGHYKAKLALSAFKDRPRRGKLVLVSAITPTPAGEGKTTTSIGLVQGLSRIGVRSAAALREPSLGPVFGMKGGGAGGGASEVVPALDINMHFNGDFHAISAAHNLLAALVDNHLHFGNPSGLDSRRVTWKRVVDMNDRALRDIVIGLGGRTEGVPRETGFDITAASEVMAVLCLADGIPDLKARLGRIVVGYRADGTTVTANDLNAVGAMSALLQQAIKPNLVQTTEGVPAFVHGGPFANIAHGTNTITATKAALAYADIVVTEAGFAFELGAEKFFDINCRYGGFAPACTVLVATIRALKMHGGMRLSDVGQSNVNAMVRGLSNMEKHLENIHKFGQPCVVAINHFPTDTKEEIETLKEHCKALGVTAIVAKSFSEGGSGCTELAGAVRDLVAKSEPKFKPLYEWDWPMEKKILTIASEMYGAQAVDYTARAKRDLAQLEKAGFGGLPVCIAKTQQSLSDNPALLGRPKDFLVTVREIQLAAGAGFVVPITGEIMRMPGLPKEPRASAFDLNDDGEI; this is encoded by the coding sequence ATGAAGCCCATCCACGAAGTCGCCAAGTCCCTCGAGATCGAGCCCGCGCAGCTCGAGCCGTACGGCCACTACAAGGCCAAGCTCGCGCTGTCGGCGTTCAAGGACCGGCCGCGGCGCGGCAAGCTCGTGCTGGTCTCGGCCATCACCCCGACGCCCGCCGGCGAGGGCAAGACCACGACCTCCATCGGGCTCGTCCAGGGCCTCTCCAGGATCGGCGTGCGAAGCGCCGCGGCCCTGCGCGAGCCCAGCCTCGGGCCCGTGTTCGGCATGAAGGGCGGCGGCGCCGGCGGCGGAGCCTCCGAGGTCGTGCCCGCGCTCGACATCAACATGCACTTCAACGGCGACTTCCACGCCATCTCGGCCGCGCACAACCTGCTCGCCGCGCTCGTGGACAACCACCTGCACTTCGGCAACCCGTCCGGCCTCGACTCGCGCCGCGTGACCTGGAAGCGCGTCGTGGACATGAACGACCGCGCGCTGCGCGACATCGTCATCGGCTTGGGCGGCCGCACCGAGGGCGTGCCGCGCGAGACCGGCTTCGACATCACCGCCGCGAGCGAGGTGATGGCGGTGCTGTGCCTGGCCGACGGCATTCCCGATCTCAAGGCCCGGCTCGGGCGCATCGTCGTCGGCTACCGCGCCGACGGCACGACCGTGACCGCGAACGACCTGAACGCCGTCGGCGCCATGTCCGCGCTGCTCCAGCAGGCGATCAAGCCCAACCTCGTGCAGACCACCGAGGGCGTGCCCGCGTTCGTGCACGGCGGACCGTTCGCCAACATCGCGCACGGCACCAACACGATCACCGCGACGAAGGCGGCGCTCGCCTACGCCGACATCGTCGTCACCGAGGCCGGCTTCGCGTTCGAGCTCGGCGCCGAGAAGTTCTTCGACATCAACTGCCGCTACGGAGGCTTCGCCCCCGCCTGCACCGTGCTCGTCGCCACCATCCGCGCGCTCAAGATGCACGGCGGCATGCGCCTGAGCGACGTCGGCCAGAGCAACGTGAACGCCATGGTTCGCGGCCTGTCGAACATGGAGAAGCACCTCGAGAACATCCACAAGTTCGGCCAGCCGTGCGTCGTCGCGATCAACCACTTCCCGACCGACACGAAGGAGGAGATCGAGACGCTGAAGGAGCACTGCAAGGCGCTCGGCGTGACCGCCATCGTGGCGAAGAGCTTCAGCGAGGGCGGCAGCGGCTGCACCGAGCTCGCCGGCGCGGTGCGCGACCTGGTCGCGAAGAGCGAGCCGAAGTTCAAGCCGCTCTACGAGTGGGACTGGCCGATGGAGAAGAAGATCCTGACCATTGCCAGCGAGATGTACGGCGCGCAGGCCGTGGACTACACCGCGCGCGCGAAGCGCGACCTCGCGCAGCTCGAGAAGGCCGGCTTCGGCGGCTTGCCCGTGTGCATCGCCAAGACGCAGCAGAGCCTCTCGGACAACCCCGCGCTGCTCGGACGGCCGAAGGACTTCCTGGTCACGGTGCGCGAGATCCAGCTCGCCGCCGGCGCCGGCTTCGTCGTCCCCATCACCGGCGAGATCATGCGCATGCCGGGGCTGCCCAAGGAGCCGCGCGCCTCGGCGTTCGACCTGAACGACGACGGGGAGATCG
- a CDS encoding sigma-70 family RNA polymerase sigma factor produces MDARSTGPWMESGREAGLVLSAQRGDLDAMLELLRHYQHPLWRLCFAFTRDVVDAERLAQEVARRALRNVRQLPVGQPFFPWIARLARTLAIAWLRRKVGGPAERREGHLRRPNGERWSSGALGAHHLEYERKVLDAFGELPAEDQMLLALRLFERLPYAEIAVVAGLALPPTMHRIAALREKIEHAVRDGKAA; encoded by the coding sequence ATGGATGCTCGGTCCACCGGGCCATGGATGGAATCCGGCCGCGAAGCCGGACTGGTGCTGTCGGCGCAGCGCGGCGATCTCGACGCGATGCTCGAGCTGCTGCGCCATTACCAGCACCCGCTGTGGCGGCTGTGCTTCGCGTTCACGCGCGACGTGGTGGACGCCGAGCGGCTCGCCCAGGAGGTCGCGCGCCGCGCGCTGCGCAACGTGCGCCAGCTTCCGGTCGGTCAACCCTTCTTCCCGTGGATCGCGCGCCTCGCGCGCACGCTCGCCATCGCCTGGCTGCGCCGCAAGGTCGGAGGACCCGCCGAGCGCCGCGAGGGCCACCTGCGCCGCCCGAACGGCGAACGCTGGAGCAGCGGCGCGTTGGGCGCGCACCATCTGGAGTACGAGCGCAAGGTCCTCGACGCCTTCGGGGAACTGCCGGCCGAGGACCAGATGCTGCTCGCGCTGCGGCTCTTCGAACGGCTGCCGTACGCCGAGATCGCGGTCGTCGCGGGCCTCGCGCTGCCGCCGACCATGCACCGCATCGCGGCGCTGCGCGAGAAGATCGAGCACGCCGTGCGCGACGGGAAGGCCGCGTGA